One Intestinimonas butyriciproducens genomic window, CTTTGAGACAGGAGCAGTGCTGTTATAGGCCAGCGAGAAATAATCGGAAATCAACTGCTCATCTTTGTCATAAATCGAAACGTTCACATCCGATTTGCTCGGGTCCTGTGAATCGGTGAAAGTAACTGTGACTACACCAGTTTCATCACTTTCAAATGTCAGTCCAGTAACCAAGGTGGTATTGCTTGTACCCGGATAAGGATTAGCAGGGACACCCCTCACCCATCCGCTAAAAACATTTCTGTCAGCGGTTGCCAGCATAGAGATAGGACTCTGAGGATACCGATGATACTCGGTTCCAGGAATACACATAGACGTATCGACCTGGCTCCAATCAATACCAAAATAATAGGGGTCATCCTCAAGAGATGCGGCACTAGCGGAAACGGCCAGAGAAAGCATCATGCAGACGGCGCACAGGACACTCAGGAGCTTTTTGAACTTTTTCATTATGATATCTCCTTATTCTCGTTTGGGAAATGAATCCTCATGGATGAACGGTACTGGGATACTTGTGCTACGGAGTTTGATTTGCTGAATCTTCTGACGGCCTCACCGCTTTTTAGTCTATAGGGAAAGCCGCGGACCGTCAAATTTCTACCCCATTGGACTCCCCTCCGATCCTCACCGCCCGTCGGCGGGCCATTGGCGTATTTGTGTCCCAAGCTGGGACAGAACTTGAAGCGCCCTATTTATGCTCTCATCCAATAAAACGATTTTCTGCGAAAAGTGCAACGGGCTTTTTTCAAAAGATTTTATTTAGGCCTTGTTTGAAAAAAGATAGAGAATGTGCCAAAGCAACAAAATAGCGATGGAGACAAGATAAACGAAGGCGAGAAAGGAAGCATCCGACTTGTCATATCTGGTGGCGATTCTGCGAAACCACTTGATTTTCTGGAAAAAACACTCCACCAGATGGCGCTCCTTATACAGATGCCAGTCAACCGGCCGGGGATCGGAAATGTTGCTCTGCGGCGGGATCACATAGCTGGCCCCGTGCTCTGAGATGTATTCCCGAATTGCCCGAGCGCCATAAGCCCGATCTGCCAGTACAGCACTCCCGCCGATTCTGACCTTTTTCAGCAGTTCAACAGCGTGAACCGAATCGTGGTCATTTCCAGCGGAGAGCAGGAACTCCACCGGGTTTCCCAGACCGTCTACGACAGCGTGGAGTTTTGTGTTCCACCCGCCTTTGGTACGGCCAACCGCCTTATCCGCCGTTTTTTTCCCCGCCATTTGCGCTTTCATGCACCTTTACGCAAGTGGAGTCCATGCTCAGGTTCTCCATATCCGCGTCCGCAGACAGTGTGTGGAATACCGCTTCCAGAGTGCCGTCATCCCGCCATTTGGCGAATCGGGCGTATATAGACTGCCAAGGGCCATAGGTCTCCGGCAGCTCACGCCACTGCGCACCGCTCCGGACGATCCAGAGCATCCCGTTTAGCATGGTCCGGTTATCCTTCCGGGGGCGGCCCCGCTTCCCCGTTTCTTCCGGTGGCAGCAGCAGCTTGATTCGTCCCCATTGTTCTTTTGTTAGTTCATATCGTTTCATGCTATTAGCTTCGCATAGCTTGGTTTATTGTGCAACTTTTATTTTTCAAACAAGGCCTAGTTATTTTACATGATTTCTCAGCCGGATTCAAGTAATTTTTCGAAAAATAGCGCAGAGCTATCCATTATCATTAAACGCACAGAGACTCCACCGAGTCCGCTGTGCGTTTTTCTTTACCTCGCTGCCGGTCACATCGAGAGCCACCAGGTTGGTCTTGCTGGCCTCGTTTCCCTGAACGGCGGGCATATTGACGGCGCTTACCGTGCCATAGATATCCAGCTTCGGCTCATAGGTCTTGTTATCGGAGCCCTGTCCGATGATCATACTGGCGGGGTGGATGTTAGAGGTGCTGGCAGATGTGGCGGTGATCTTGGAGTCCTTGTCGATGGTGACGGCCTTCTGAATGTCCAGCGAGCTGTAGAGGGTCACGTTATCCTGCAACGTAATGGTCTGGCCTTCCTTGAACGTCTCAATGGTGCCACTCGGCTTGGTGAATGAAGGAACGATCTCCCTTGCCCCTGCTGCGGAGCTTTCGTATCCCACCCATGATGAGAAACGGCGGTTCCTTGAAGCGATGGACTATTCGCAGAACACGCCATCATTGTCACAGGTACAGCGGCTCAAAAAGCTCGGCCGCTAGGGCAAATGCACGCAGGACGCTATGTTTCCGTCATGTCTGAGGAAAAGAAACGCGAACTTGACCGCATAACCATCATCAGAAAGTATTTTCCCAAGTCCTACACACCAATGTAAATGCAGCAGACCATTATCAAACTGCTGGAAGCATGACAGAAAAAACGAACGCGCCAGACAGTTCACGTTCGTTCCCCCAATACAAAATTTGCAACCGGGACCCATCTTTTTCTCGCTGTCGATTCAATCTATTGGGGGACGCGAACTCAAGGCTTAACCTGTTTAACCTGAACGCTGCAATAAGAGGATGGCTGACAATCTCCGTCACAGACTTCATAGCCCAGGAAAGGAGCGGACAGCCAGTTGCTCCTCTTATTGTAGCTTTGGCACAAGACGGACAAAACCCTCGGCTGGCTGCCGAGGATTCCAACCAAATTATATTGTAATAGAGAAGGGAGGATTGGCGAAATCATAGAAAAGCGGCGGGCCGGGAAAATCATGCTTGTCAATTCCCGGGATTTGTGTATAAATTATAGTTATAGAGCTTTGTATATACAGGTACAGGTGTCTGCCCGGCAGTGACCTGTGCGGAAAATGAAAAGGAGATGTCTTCATGGAAAAAAAGCCCAAGATTTGTATTCTGCGCTGGGAGGAGGGCCAGGTCCTGCCCGCCCAGCTGCAGCTGGAGTCTCTGCCCGGCAACAGCACCAACCCCGCTTCCTATCCCTTCGAGGTGATGATGCTGCGCGTCAAGGGCGCCAATATGGATACCATCGAAGAGAACCCCTGCCAGGAGATGCTGGATAAGTTTATCGTCGTGTGCAAGGAGCTGGCGGCTCAGGGCGTGAAGGCCATCACCACCAGCTGTGGCTTCACCGCATACTATCAGGAGGGCCTGGCCGCCGCCGTGCCCGAGCTGGTGTTCACCAGCGCCCTGCTACAGGTCCCCTTCATCCAGACCATGGTGGGCCCCAACCGCAAGGTGGCCGTGCTGACCGCCAACAAGTACCACCTGCGCGAGGAGCATCTGCAGCGCGCCAAGATCGTGGACCGCGATCACCTGGTGATCCTGAGCCTGCACGATCAGCCTGAGTGGGGCCGCATCTACACCCACCCCAACGAGGAGTTCAATCTGGAGGCCGTCACCGACGAGGTGGTTAGCGTTGTGCGCAAGGGTCTGGAGGAGAACCCCGACATCGGCGCTGTGGTGCTGGAGTGTACCGACCTGCCTCCCTATTCCGCCCGTATTCGTGACGAGCTGGGTATCCCCGTGTTTGATATCAATACCATGATCAGCTATGTGGCTTTGTCTCTGAACGAGTACAAGATGTTCTAAATGACGGCACTGTGGGGATCACATCCGGTGGTGGTCCCCGCTGTCTGCTTTTTTCGGCGCACCGTGTCCCAGCTTTGCTGCCTATGGGGGGAGAGACCGTGGAGGAAGCGGTGCCCGCTGAAGGGAAGAGAGATCAAAGGAGAGCGCGCAAGCGAGAACGTGCAAAGCGTGCGGCCGATCATACCACCGGCGTTGTGTCCTACGCCCACATCGACAACGGTATGTCTCTGAGCAGAAAGAATGTCGATTTTTCTGAGGTCCAGTCAAATCTGCAAAAGCTTTGCTTCAACTTCAACCGGATAACGTATCACGATGTGCATTTTAAATCAAATGCGCGTCGTGATTTTTTTGCGCTCTTTCCAGTTCAACAGTGCCGTTTCTGACATTCCTCGTTCTTTTTTTGACGCAATTCAGCGCCACCCGGTATAATTGTCCCGTGATATGGTGCTAAGCACGCAATTGTTCTGCCAAATCCTTTCGCCGTACTTCCAGAATTTCCGAGGAAACATATCAATGCGCAGAAAAACAAAATTTTACATTGACCATATTGGCATCTCTTCCAAAGATTTCTTTGACAAACTGGGCTTTTGCATGGGTAATTTTTACAAGACCCATCTGGACAAGCCCTACGTTCCAGACCGGTATTACTCCTGCCACTACTACATGAGCTTTGGAAGCGCGTATCTTGAGATAGCTGCCTTGACCCCTCAAGGCGACTGCGCCTACCCCAAGAAGCGCATCGAAGAGTTTTATGAAAGCGTTCCCTTCGGGCCTAAGGGCCAGCCCGGCATTTATGATGCGGAATGTAGTCCTGAACACTCGGGACTTTGAGGTGGTACGCAGGATCTATTGCCCCTTGCTATCTGGCCTGTGGACCAGAACCTAAAGATTTTCATGAACAAGCCCGCCTGCGGCGACACCTACTGCAGTTCTATCGGCGGCTCCGTGCTGTGCGCTTCTACCCTCTTCCCCTGCCACACTGAGCCTTTCCCCAATATCCTGTACGCTTTCATGCAGCACTACGATGGGAGTCAGATCTATTATCCCCGCCCCATGTGCAGGAGTATCATCCCAATGGCGTGACCGGGATCTCTTCCACCTTTCTCCGGAACAGTTGATAACTGCGCTCAAGCCGCTTGATACGCTCCAAGATGTGGTCAAGCAGTACCTGGGGATCCCAACCACACTTCTGATACTGTGCTTCTGGATAAGGACGCCTACGAGGAGGAGTTCTGGTCGACGCTCCCAACGCTATCAGCAACTTTGTCGCCTTGGAATTCACCGGCGGCGGCCTGGATGACATTATGGAATTCGCCGTGAACCACCAGATTCGTTACTTTGTTCAGGGTTCCAAGATTTATGTTGATGCCCGGAAGGAAGCGGGGCTCTTCTTAATTCTTGCGTAATACAGACGGTAAGTATGTGCATCGGCGCGACTTGGGTATGGCTGGCATTTACGAGTTGCTGTACGGAGAGAAAAGATGAACAAGCTGATCATCACCGCCGCCCTGGTGGGCTCGCTGCCCACCGAGGCGCAGAATTCTAAGGTGCCCATCACACCCCGGACGAGCTGGCCCGGGACACCCTGGCCTTCTATAATGCCGGCTCCGCGGTGACAAATACAAAAAAGAGGTGATGGAGCGTGAGTCCCGCTTACTGGTGCCCCAGAGCAAGACGGTGCAGAACCTATCGACTATGCTGTCTGCGATGGCAGCTCAGACGAAAAAATAGTGATGGCCGTAACAGAGATGACATCTCTGCTCCAACAGGTTGGGCGGAAGAAAGAACGGCAGCATTTACGTTTTCCCAAAATACACCTGCCCAATTCCTACCCGTGTGGGTGTGGATTATCCCAATTATGGTCGGCTCGTGGGCACTGTGGCCTCTCTGGGCCGTACTCTGGAGCGTGGTCAAGATGTTCATGAGAGATGCCACCGCTGTACACATCCACAGCGACCGCAAGGGCCTCTCCAAAGAGCGTCAGAAGAAGATCGCCCAAGATCACAGAGCGGATGACCACGAGGAGCAGCAGACCATAAGCTGCCCCCACCCGGTGCCGCCCCTCCCCACACCAGATGCGGAGAACTATATGAACAACACGGATTGCAAGAATAAAAGTATCCTGCGGGAACAGAAAGGACTCCTATGAACAAACCTACCTACAGATCCTATGATGAGCTACCCCTCACCCTCTCCGCCCTCAATGTGGCGGCAGTGCTGGAGATTAGCCGGGCCGGGGCCTCTGCGAGCTGGTCCACAGCGAAGGCTGGCTTCCCCCCCTCAACATTGGTAGCCGCATCCTCATCCCAAAGTACAAGTTCCTGGCATGGATCGACGGAAGCTCTTCCAAAAAGGGATAGCTTTCTAACACCACCTGTGATATGTTTTGTGACTTGGAAGGGAGGGAAAATCTAATGTCAAAGAAAAGAGCCACCGTCGAGGGCAATATCCGCAAGCGGAAGGATGTCCTCTGGGAAGGGCGGTACACCGCTAGGTACGACCAGACAAGGAAGAGGATCATCAAAAACATATTGGGCAAGACCCACAAGCCGAGGTCAAGGAAAAAAGGACTTGACCGAAAACGGCAGATCTGACTCCAAGGGCGGCAAAACCGGGCTCAGTACCACCACCGTCCGTAGCGTCCACCTCATACTCCGCAACACCCTGGAACGTGCCAGAAAGGAAAAGTTGATTACCGCCAACCCCACTGAGGACTGCATCCCCCCCAAAAATATAGAAAAAGGAAATGAATATCCTGAAGCCCGATGACCTAGGTGCCTACCTTCAAGCAGCAGAGAAGCACAACATCCTGCCCAGTACTCTTTTCTCCTTTCCCAGCCTTTCAGCGTGTGGTCCACGGCGTAGGTCAAACGAAATCACCAGCTTTTTGTGATAGCTTTTTCAAAAAGAAAACCACTCTTTTCGATTGAAAAGAGTGGTTTTCTGGAGCTGCTACCCAGATTTGAACTGGGGACCTCATCCTTACCAATTATTTTTTGGGTGATGCACCCTATCGTAACCTTTCGTATGCTTACGCCTTTTAATGCCCGAAAGCCCTTGAGATACGGGCACTTTCTTCTATCTTCTGCTGACATCTGACGTATGCTTTTGCATACGTTTTTTTCTTGCTGGTTACGACTTTGGTTGCGACTCGCTCAGAGACAACGCCGCCTGACCTCATCCTTTTTTGCGGTAGCTTCTTCGTGCTGAGTGGATGGACGTCACTCACATTCACATAGCAAGGTACTTTGAAATGCCCTATTGACAACTACGGTAAAATCGTATATAGCCTCTTTTGAAGCTGTATAGTGAAGCCTCGCTAATCCCGACCTGTTGGGCAAGGAAATTTGCTCGCAGCCCTCTTCGCTCCAAAAAGCTATTCAGCTGTTTCATCACGGCAACCTGTTCTTGCATCACGTAAACCTCCTTTCACGTAAAAATTTCCTTACAACTTGGGCATAAATGAAGCAGTCCAGCGTTTGCCAGACTGCTTTATGTTTGTGGGAGAAGTGATCCGCCACGGCAATGCGGCCTTGCCCCCCTCATAATATAGGTACCGGTTACGATACAAAGTCGTTGCATTTTCGTCATTCTCAACAGACTATTTTACTATTTTTTAGTGCTTTTGCTATATGCGCCACTCTGGTACGCACTTGCTGCTCCGTTAACCTGTATCGGCGCTCAA contains:
- a CDS encoding 3-keto-5-aminohexanoate cleavage protein; protein product: MNKLIITAALVGSLPTEAQNSKVPITPRTSWPGTPWPSIMPAPR